The proteins below come from a single Drosophila miranda strain MSH22 chromosome Y unlocalized genomic scaffold, D.miranda_PacBio2.1 Contig_Y1_pilon, whole genome shotgun sequence genomic window:
- the LOC117191525 gene encoding uncharacterized protein LOC117191525 has product MSTAKRLVLSVAIADSATSKSKARATPSLRRDAAIDTDAEGTNVADDYDNDNILHVDVNRDTADDERWPNARPQAPPSTSIRSRTHAPADMANDRTQTRTTIAIRQNSNICSNTNRTTTATAAATSYRLAPRASFPEIMQPRLSLNGLLNPSLMPSPRPLYRDHSSRSINPLTAYEQQMAELDGSFYASNAGYLGAGMGGSAVGATICTNLTVGGGSSGAPSGGLSHGGGTIGGGSAAIHTTELSITPTMAADEHFIDLGSLRRFSIDRQSFLDLGPKFGMSQPKFGQSVSQQGFFTSHDSLATPCASRASNSQMATVSTASEMDLLHNKQRNKSRGRLKTTGSGDQRLLGGTGTWNRSMGRGSQDNTLAGGEATSIPMGGHTQYGGNYCNGTDRYPRSRSQHQQPHHNAAPAPHRYQLQHSISAATHQRHSHGTSSQGGDGSGHHGGQSHPAHHGGGGCGAGSQGGQPHHKKAHRTASQRIRAATATRKLHFVFDPAGRLCYYWSMVVSMAFLYNFWVIIYRFAFQEINRRTIAIWFCLDYLSDFLYLIDIFFHFRTGYLEDGVLQTDALKLRTHYMNSTIFYIDCLCLLPLDFLYLSIGFNSILRSFRLVKIYRFWSFMDRTERHTNYPNVFRSTALIHYLLVIFHWNGCLYHIIHKNNGFGSRNWVYHDSESADVVKQYLQSYYWCTLALTTIGDLPKPRSKGEYVFVILQLLFGLMLFATVLGHVANIVTSVSAARKEFQSKLDGVKTYMRMRRVPNHLQVKVIKWFDYLWLTQKCSDEERAVSCLPDKLKASKGSPYTT; this is encoded by the exons CTGATTCGGCGACGTCCAAGTCCAAGGCAAGGGCTACGCCCAGCCTGAGGCGCGACGCTGCCATCGATACCGATGCCGAAGGGACAAATGTGGCAGATGACTATGACAATGACAATATCCTCCACGTCGATGTCAATAGGGATACTGCTGATGATGAACGATGGCCCAATGCCCGGCCGCAGGCTCCCCCTAGCACTAGCATTCGCAGTCGCACTCATGCACCCGCTGATATGGCCAATGACAGGACGCAGACCAGAACAACAATAGCAATTCGTCAGAACAGCAACATCTGCAGCAACACCAACAGAactacaactgcaactgcagcagcCACTTCTTATAGATTAGCGCCGAGAGCCAGCTTTCCGGAAATCATGCAGCCCCGTCTCTCCCTCAACGGGTTGCTGAACCCCTCGCTGATGCCCTCGCCGCGACCGCTGTACCGGGACCACAGCTCGAGGTCCATCAATCCGCTGACCGCCTACGAGCAGCAGATGGCCGAACTTGATGGAAGTTTCTATGCCAGCAATGCTGGCTATCTGGGCGCCGGGATGGGTGGCAGTGCTGTCGGTGCCACAATTTGCACGAATCTGACGGTGGGCGGCGGCTCGAGTGGCGCGCCCAGTGGGGGTCTGTCACACGGTGGTGGTACCATTGGTGGTGGTAGTGCCGCCATACACACAACCGAACTCTCAATTACGCCCACAATGGCCGCCGATGAGCATTTCATCGATCTGGGGAGCCTGCGTCGCTTCTCGATCGATCGCCAGAGCTTTCTCG ATCTAGGACCAAAGTTTGGCATGTCCCAGCCGAAATTCGGCCAGAGCGTCTCGCAACAAGGTTTCTTCACGTCACACGACAGCCTGGCCACACCATGCGCCTCCCGAGCCTCCAACTCTCAAATGGCCACCGTAAGCACTGCCTCCGAAATGGATCTACTGCACAACAAGCAACGCAACAAGTCGCGTGGCCGACTGAAAACAACAGGCAGCGGCGACCAGCGGCTCCTGGGGGGCACGGGCACCTGGAACCGGTCAATGGGCCGCGGCTCACAGGATAACACGCTGGCCGGCGGTGAAGCCACCAGCATACCCATGGGAGGGCATACTCAATACGGTGGCAACTACTGCAACGGCACAGATCG CTACCCGCGTTCACGATCACAGCACCAGCAGCCTCACCATAATGCTGCCCCAGCCCCGCACCGCTATCAGCTGCAGCATTCGATATCCGCGGCGACGCACCAGCGACACTCACACGGAACGTCCTCACAGGGAGGAGATGGCTCGGGGCACCACGGTGGCCAATCCCATCCAGCACACCATGGAGGCGGCGGTTGTGGAGCCGGGTCACAAGGAGGACAACCACACCACAAGAAGGCGCATCGCACCGCCTCGCAGCGAATTAGAGCGGCCACGGCGACCCGTAAGCTTCACTTTGTGTTCGATCCGGCGGGGCGGCTGTGCTACTACTGGTCCATGGTGGTGTCCATGGCCTTTCTGTACAACTTCTGGGTGATAATCTACCGCTTCGCCTTCCAGGAGATCAATCGTCGCACGATTGCGATCTGGTTCTGCCTTGACTACTTGTCGGACTTCCTCTATCTGATTGACATCTTTTTTCACTTCCGCACCGGCTATCTGGAAGACGGGGTGCTCCAGACAGATGCCCTGAAGCTGCGGACCCACTACATGAACTCGACGATCTTCTACATCGACTGCCTGTGCCTGTTGCCGCTGGACTTTCTCTATCTGTCCATCGGCTTCAACTCGATTCTGCGCAGCTTCCGGCTGGTTAAGATCTACCGCTTCTGGTCCTTCATGGACCGCACCGAGCGGCACACGAACTACCCGAACGTCTTTCGCTCGACGGCCCTCATCCACTATCTGCTTGTGATATTCCACTGGAACGGCTGTCTCTACCACATCATCCACAAGAACAACGGCTTCGGGTCCCGCAACTGGGTCTACCACGACTCCGAGTCGGCGGACGTAGTGAAGCAGTATCTGCAGAGCTACTACTGGTGCACTCTGGCCCTCACAACCATCGGAGACCTGCCCAAGCCGCGCTCCAAGGGCGAGTATGTGTTTGTGATATTGCAATTGCTATTTGGCCTGATGCTCTTTGCCACGGTCCTCGGCCATGTGGCCAACATTGTGACGTCTGTGAGTGCAGCACGCAAGGAGTTTCAAT CCAAGCTGGACGGCGTCAAGACGTACATGCGGATGCGACGTGTCCCGAATCATCTGCAGGTGAAGGTCATCAAATGGTTCGATTACCTGTGGCTCACGCAAAAGTGCTCGGACGAGGAGCGCGCCGTGTCCTGTCTTCCTGATAAACTAAAGGCAAGTAAAGGGTCGCCCTATACAACATGA
- the LOC117189608 gene encoding trypsin alpha-3-like, whose protein sequence is SRTPVKYFGDNHICGGGLLTPDWVLTSAHCVMDESKTMFRTRVLLVAAGSPNRLKLVTGKTVCTPVEAQYVTMNFTMLNTDNMAMMRLKYSMPTGNPRIGFLDLPSDPPKFGSNYIVLGWGRIYKGGPLASNILQIDVLLKDQAYCEKKLKSFKCGMMCSKNDGNDSSPCSGDLGGPLIKDNIMVGIVTYPMGCGSSIPSVYTDGQSNIDWIRDTMSICSTITMNIISIFIFLLSLLVA, encoded by the exons TCCCGGACACCCGTGAAATACTTTGGCGATAACCACATCTGTGGCGGTGGCCTATTGACGCCGGACTGGGTGCTGACCTCCGCTCACTGCGTCATGGA CGAATCGAAGACCATGTTTAGGACGCGGGTGCTGCTGGTGGCGGCGGGATCACCGAACCGGCTAAAGCTCGTCACGGGCAAGACGGTCTGCACCCCGGTGGAGGCACAGTACGTGACAATGAACTTTACCATGTTGAACACGGACAACATGGCGATGATGCGTCTGAAATATTCTATGCCCACTGGGAATCCCCGCATTGGATTTCTCGATCTGCCCTCTGACCCCCCGAAGTTTGGCTCGAATTACATAGTTTTGGGCTGGGGCAGAATATACAAG GGAGGTCCCTTGGCCTCGAATATCCTGCAGATCGATGTGCTTCTAAAAGACCAAGCGTACTGCGAGAAAAAACTAAAGAGCTTCAAATGCGGCATGATGTGTAGCAAAAATGACGGAAATGACTCCAGTCCATGCTCCGGTGATCTTGGAGGGCCGTTGATCAAAGACAATATAATGGTTGGCATCGTCACCTATCCTATGGGCTGTGGATCCTCGATTCCCTCCGTCTATACGGACGGTCAGAGCAACATTGATTGGATACGCGACACGATGAGCATCTGCTCCACCATCACCATGAACataatttcaatattcatcTTCTTACTCTCGCTGTTAGTGGCTTGA
- the LOC117191526 gene encoding cyclic nucleotide-gated cation channel beta-1-like, whose product MIYPLHYPNVSFCIFQAEIAINVHLDTLKRVEIFQNTEAGFLCELVLRLRPVLFSPGDYICRKGEVGKEMYIVNRGRLQVVADNGKTVMASLKAGSYFGEISILNMGTAGNRRTASVRSVGYSDLFVLSKMDMWDVLKEYPAARVRLESIAVKRLEKYKKAPLEKDKYFNIVAMGRCQSTPGLVESCGRTSLEDMWLPPAPTPPAPLVHHPLTHQQHHQQHQPLHQHQQQATQQSSQQHGYSPRSYADRLGRATDSPRSVSPSAHGSEERPRSRAASHNSIRPQSQPSHTGHICDSSSQLECYGAGVGAVGGGTTLLGSHEALEDEIKRLRERLHTVESENQALNTKLTQQQWDLENRLAEIEMQICGVSSTSSVDPENETEELERNRESII is encoded by the exons ATGATTTATCCATTACATTACCCAAATGTATCATTCTGTATCTTTCAGGCTGAAATAGCAATTAACGTCCATTTAGATACACTTAAGCGGGTTGAGATTTTTCAAAATACCGAAGCTGGTTTCCTCTGCGAGTTGGTGTTGCGCCTGAGGCCAGTGCTCTTCTCGCCCGGCGACTACATCTGCAGAAAGG GCGAGGTGGGCAAGGAGATGTACATTGTGAATCGTGGACGATTGCAGGTTGTGGCCGACAATGGAAAGACGGTGATGGCGTCACTGAAGGCTGGTTCCTATTTTGGCGAGATTAGTATACTCAATATGGGCACAGCAG gcaACAGACGCACAGCCAGCGTTCGTTCCGTGGGTTACAGCGACCTGTTCGTGCTGAGCAAGATGGACATGTGGGACGTGCTGAAGGAGTATCCGGCGGCGCGTGTACGTCTGGAGTCGATAGCCGTCAAGCGCTTAGAGAAATACAAGAAGGCGCCACTAGAAAAAG ACAAATACTTTAATATAGTTGCCATGGGCCGGTGCCAGTCGACGCCGGGTTTGGTCGAGAGCTGTGGCCGCACCTCGCTCGAGGACATGTGGCTGCCCCCAGCGCCAACTCCACCAGCCCCACTGGTGCATCATCCCCTGACACACCAGcaacatcatcagcagcaccaACCGCTAcatcagcaccagcagcaggcgACGCAGCAGTCCTCACAACAGCACGGGTACAG TCCGCGAAGCTATGCGGACCGTCTGGGTCGGGCCACAGACTCGCCCAGATCGGTCAGCCCCAGTGCCCATGGCTCCGAGGAGCGTCCCCGCAGTCGGGCCGCCTCACATAACTCGATTCGACCCCAATCGCAGCCCAGCCACACAG GTCACATCTGCGACTCCAGCTCGCAACTAGAGTGTTATGGAGCGGGCGTGGGTGCGGTTGGGGGAGGCACAACCCTACTGGGCTCCCACGAGGCACTCGAGGACGAGATCAAGCGGTTGAGAGAACGCCTGCATACGGTGGAGTCGGAGAACCAGGCTCTAAACACGAAACTCACGCAACAGCAGTGGGACCTCGAGAATCGCCTGGCCGAGATCGAGATGCAGATCTGTGGAGTGTCGTCCACATCCAGCGTGGATCCGGAGAACGAGACGGAGGAGCTGGAACGGAATCGAGAGAGTATCATATAA